The following coding sequences lie in one Aricia agestis chromosome 18, ilAriAges1.1, whole genome shotgun sequence genomic window:
- the LOC121736256 gene encoding uncharacterized protein LOC121736256 yields MSKIPEYSRLHCYFGCDEGGPLHHFPKPHNVERFAAWKAVLYDESQEKSNMYIYNTYKLCNKHFEKYYILPSNQLTRNAVPTLFLEHNTQANNQISVLQTSAELGPATHNPKQAPHNPEPATSKCLESGFLPSTRFSKQKNCVQGGTNKKIIQQLNKKVFKLTQKSKNLTKQLKEAKKICRTMLPAIKISSQANQKLQF; encoded by the exons GGCCATTGCATCACTTTCCCAAGCCTCACAATGTGGAAAGATTTGCTGCTTGGAAGGCTGTGCTCTATGACGAAAGCCAAGAAAAAAGTAACATGTacatttataatacatacaagCTATGTAATAagcattttgaaaaatattatatattgccAAGTAACCAGTTAACTAGGAATGCAGTTCCAACATTATTCTTAGAAC ACAATACCCAAGCAAACAACCAAATAAGTGTATTGCAAACCAGTGCAGAACTGGGACCTGCTACACATAACCCAAAACAAGCTCCACATAACCCAGAACCAGCTACATCTAAATGCTTGGAGAGTGGTTTCTTACCAAGTACAAGGTTCTCAAAGCAAAAAAACTGTGTGCAAG gcggaaccaacaaaaaaataattcagcAATTAAATAAGAAGGTTTTTAAATTAACCCAAAAGTCCAAAAATTTGACAAAACAATtaaaagaagcaaaaaaaatatgtcGGACAATGTTGCCCGCCATCAAAATTTCCTCTCAGGCCAACCAAAAATTACAGTTCTGA
- the LOC121736257 gene encoding uncharacterized protein LOC121736257, whose product MSKHQFRQILDEVPRLNNAHRGATALAAYLTKLRTGDSDQRLSTLFKIPRSTLERLMSIAREFLTQDFVPQNLGIEHMTRQNIAERNLIIPNGLFGSTNQIKPIVIMDGTYVFIQKSSNYKYQKQTYSMHKLSNLVKPFLITCTDGYILDVLGPYPATMSDADILKNEFISENTPLRRYFQPGDVFILDRGFRDSLPLLRECGYSIQVPSSREEGESQLSTLEANHSRKVTICRWVVEVINGVFKQAFKLFRQEFFNRASSHMMQDFAIGAALINRFHPRILDRPDASQILSVINEKMLIHNTLADHVNELNLNRWRARFVNINVGSDNLTNFPRLTMDDLILIACGTYQIKQARSYYGEHIRANGMYTIEIYREQNRRLPSLLINENCWLLRAKIQSRHVNRKVYFIYIKINNNFVGRDAIELYYCNCIVGKRTVGCCSHVMTVLWYIGWARFQSNICPPALFLDDLLIEYDIEENIDT is encoded by the coding sequence ATGTCCAAACATCAATTTAGACAAATATTGGATGAGGTTCCTCGACTAAATAATGCACACAGAGGTGCCACTGCACTTGCTGCATACTTAACAAAACTGAGGACTGGTGATTCAGACCAAAGACTCTCTACGCTGTTTAAGATTCCTAGAAGTACTTTAGAGAGATTAATGTCAATTGCTAGAGAATTTCTGACTCAAGATTTTGTACCACAAAATCTGGGTATAGAGCATATGACCCGACAAAACATTGCTGAAAGGAATTTAATAATTCCTAATGGATTATTTGGAAGCACAAACCAAATTAAACCTATAGTAATCATGGATGGAACCTatgtatttattcaaaaaagttCAAATTATAAATACCAAAAACAGACATACTCAATGCATAAGCTAAGTAATCTAGTGAAACCATTTCTTATAACATGCACGGATGGATATATTTTAGATGTCTTAGGGCCCTATCCAGCAACTATGTCAGATGCTGATATacttaaaaatgaatttatttctgAAAATACACCATTGAGGAGATATTTTCAACCCGGTGATGTATTCATATTAGATCGAGGATTTAGAGATTCTTTACCACTACTGAGAGAATGTGGGTATTCAATTCAAGTTCCATCCTCAAGAGAAGAAGGTGAATCACAACTATCTACCCTTGAAGCTAATCATTCTAGAAAAGTGACTATTTGTCGCTGGGTTGTTGAGGTCATCAATGGTGTATTTAAACAGGCATTTAAATTGTTCCGGCAAGAGTTTTTTAATCGAGCATCATCTCACATGATGCAAGACTTTGCAATTGGTGCAGCATTAATAAATAGGTTCCATCCTAGAATATTAGACAGACCTGATGCAAGTCAAATATTATcagtaataaatgaaaaaatgttaattCATAACACCTTAGCGGATCATGTAAATGAACTTAATTTAAATCGCTGGAGGGCTCGATTTGTGAATATTAATGTTGGCTCTGATAATTTGACTAACTTTCCACGCTTAACAATGgatgatttaatattaatagCTTGTGGTACTTACCAAATAAAACAAGCGAGATCTTACTATGGGGAACATATCAGAGCCAATGGTATGTATACTATTGAGATATATAGAGAACAAAACAGAAGACTACCAAGCCTATTAATTAATGAAAACTGCTGGCTATTACGTGCAAAAATACAAAGCAGACATGTAAATCGaaaggtatattttatatatattaaaataaataacaattttgttGGCAGAGATGCAATTGAATTATATTATTGCAATTGCATAGTAGGGAAACGTACGGTAGGCTGCTGTTCACATGTTATGACTGTTCTTTGGTATATAGGTTGGGCTAGATTTCAGTCAAATATATGCCCTCCAGCactatttttagatgatttgtTGATAGAATATGACATTGAAGAAAATATAGATACTTAA
- the LOC121736258 gene encoding serine/threonine-protein kinase pakD-like: MASQFKEGRGKRLLQMCGNDNNKENNNMNRTDDLVPTTSSIKPGIDVSDDTGTINDDLEQTLNSEYFSEDDDDSVKDPNYSSSSSSSTSSGSSRSSSRSSTVQHVIPPTSINDPEVLGDQNLRQSSPQYEEKNEVSESDQNIDLPIQQSVQENKDEEGVQDIQPPSQSVQESNEEITQNIRLPSQSAQENIDEEAAQNLTEMEDNSNVKKGRKRLARVDEWLSVKAKKLRNTVNLDLIIRNAIYGMKEKLTEAQTKSDLAYLIL; the protein is encoded by the exons ATGGCTAGCCAATTTAAAGAAGGTCGAGGCAAGCGGTTACTGCAAATGTGTGGAAATGAtaacaataaagaaaataataacatgAACCGCACAg ATGATTTAGTACCCACCACCAGTAGTATAAAACCAGGCATTGATGTATCAGACGATACCGGAACAATTAACGATGACCTTGAACAGACTCTAAACTCGGAATATTTTTCTGAAGATGATGACGATTCGGTGAAGGACCCTAACTATTCGAGTAGTTCTTCCAGTAGCACTTCCAGCGGTTCTTCCAGGAGCTCTTCCAGATCTTCTACGGTACAGCATGTAATCCCACCAACCAGTATAAATGACCCAGAAGTGTTAGGCGACCAAAACTTAAGACAATCGAGCCCTCAATATGAAGAGAAGAATGAAGTTAGTGAAAGTGACCAAAACATTGACTTACCCATCCAACAATCTGTACAGGAGAACAAAGATGAAGAAGGTGTCCAAGATATCCAACCACCGTCACAATCTGTACAGGAGAGTAATGAAGAAATTACTCAAAACATTAGACTACCGTCACAATCTGCACAAGAAAATATAGATGAAGAAGCGGCACAAAATTTGACTGAAATGGAGGACAACAGTAATGTTAAGAAAGGCAGAAAACGTCTAGCAAGAGTTGATGAGTGGCTAAGTGTCAAAGCAAAGAAATTACGTAATACCG TGAACTTGGATCTGATCATACGGAATGCTATTTATGGCATGAAGGAGAAGCTAACAGAGGCGCAGACGAAATCGGATCTTGCATACTTGATTTTATAG